The following coding sequences are from one Nitrospirota bacterium window:
- a CDS encoding CoA activase → MSNIVSHQQNLFIGLDVGSTTVKAVVMDAATDNILWYDYQRHDTMQIKKVLEFLHTIEIEFKGQSDRFRIFITGSGGRAVAALIGAKFVQEVNAVSLAVEKKHPDAGSVIELGGQDAKIIIWSEDHNGNKRKLSSMNDKCAGGTGAVIDKISAKLNISHEDVSAIRYAGTRLHPVAGKCGVFAETDINGLQKQGIPSQELMASLFEAIVQQNLSVLTRGNTLRPHVLLLGGPNAFIPALQEAWSHHIPEMWKERGIILPSDNKPEDLIYVPSNAQYYAAIGSVIYGKSEDESVGRYKGSRELEDYISGGRKTSDARAAATGLAADKEELERFLAEFKKMPFTPPDFSSGEIVHGYIGIDGGSTSTKGVLLNKDGDLIARAYRLSKGNPIDDTKEILKDLRQQVEAHGAHLEVGGAGTTGYAKDMLKECFGADVALVETVAHTKSALRYFDDADVIVDVGGQDIKVIFLNDGKVKDFKLNTQCSAGNGYFLQNTAERFGFDVTEYAEKAFKAERLPLFHYGCAVFLESDIVNFQQQGWEREEIMAGLANVLPKNIWLYVVQEPNLRRLGKTFILQGGTQHNLAAVKSQYDFIKSRVPEAVIHVHKYTGESGAIGAALEAIRVAGDGNTSFIGLDAADGISFNALRSEDTRCNFCQNSCQRTFIDIEASSAQHSKRYIIATCEKGTVEDIKEVQAIKKKADSLKKMYPDLSEIAAKEVFKSRAAEKPLMSPGVTKGHENNPPYSPFFKGGNLVPPFRKGGMGGFERLFSKLSRPKSEGRNIRIGIPRTLNMYSVAPFFVAYFEKLGVPYKNIILSDDTDEKMYKEGSRRGAIDACFPSKVALSHMHNLIYGKKVRPDAIFFPMLLDLPSEIKEAIASSSCPTVAATPEVVKAAFTKEEDLFAKHGIRLLAPHLNMGEPELFEQQMFLFSSDVFGVSKSECREAMKAGVKALADYANNLRLRGREVLSRIESEGKVGVVVLGRPYHNDPGLNHEILSEIQKYGYPIFTVDSLPVDDDVLDRLFGDEIRRGDISHPMVITDVWKNSYSENTNKKLWGAKYTARHPNLVAVDLSNFRCGHDSPIYAVVEEILSATQTPYFTFHDIDENRPSGSIKIRVETIHYFLQRYEEELINNELTRPALQETC, encoded by the coding sequence ATGAGCAATATAGTTTCCCATCAGCAGAATCTCTTCATCGGTCTTGACGTAGGCTCTACCACTGTTAAGGCTGTTGTCATGGATGCCGCCACTGACAACATTCTCTGGTACGACTATCAGCGGCACGATACGATGCAGATTAAGAAGGTCCTGGAATTTCTTCATACAATAGAGATTGAATTCAAAGGGCAATCTGACAGGTTCCGTATCTTTATAACCGGGAGTGGCGGGAGGGCCGTGGCAGCTCTGATTGGCGCCAAGTTTGTTCAGGAGGTAAACGCCGTCTCTCTTGCAGTGGAAAAAAAACACCCTGATGCCGGGTCTGTTATAGAACTGGGCGGGCAGGATGCAAAGATTATCATCTGGTCCGAAGACCACAATGGCAATAAGAGAAAGCTTTCCAGCATGAATGATAAGTGCGCAGGCGGTACCGGAGCAGTGATAGACAAGATATCTGCCAAACTTAATATTTCACATGAAGATGTAAGTGCCATTAGGTATGCCGGTACAAGACTGCACCCTGTTGCAGGTAAATGCGGCGTCTTTGCAGAGACAGACATAAACGGACTTCAAAAACAGGGTATACCATCTCAAGAACTGATGGCCTCACTTTTCGAGGCCATCGTACAGCAGAATCTAAGCGTACTGACGAGGGGTAATACATTAAGACCTCATGTGCTTCTCCTGGGGGGGCCCAATGCCTTTATACCGGCGCTGCAGGAGGCATGGTCACATCATATCCCAGAGATGTGGAAGGAACGGGGTATTATCCTTCCATCTGACAATAAGCCGGAAGATCTAATATACGTCCCTTCCAATGCCCAGTACTATGCGGCCATAGGATCTGTAATCTACGGGAAAAGTGAAGACGAGTCTGTCGGGAGATATAAGGGTTCAAGGGAATTGGAAGATTATATATCGGGAGGCCGTAAGACATCTGATGCACGGGCAGCTGCTACAGGCCTTGCGGCTGACAAAGAAGAACTTGAGAGATTTCTTGCAGAGTTTAAAAAGATGCCATTTACCCCCCCTGACTTCTCATCAGGGGAGATAGTGCATGGCTATATAGGCATTGACGGCGGATCAACCTCTACGAAGGGTGTTCTGCTTAATAAAGACGGCGATCTCATTGCCAGGGCATACAGGCTTTCCAAAGGTAATCCAATAGATGATACCAAAGAAATATTAAAAGATCTCAGACAGCAGGTAGAAGCACATGGCGCACACCTTGAGGTGGGAGGCGCAGGTACTACAGGCTACGCAAAGGATATGCTCAAGGAGTGTTTTGGAGCTGATGTAGCCCTTGTCGAGACAGTTGCCCACACTAAATCTGCACTCCGTTATTTTGATGATGCAGATGTTATTGTAGATGTGGGTGGTCAGGATATAAAGGTGATCTTTCTCAATGACGGTAAGGTTAAGGACTTTAAACTCAATACGCAATGTTCTGCCGGAAATGGATATTTTCTTCAAAACACTGCAGAGAGATTTGGTTTTGATGTAACAGAGTATGCAGAAAAGGCGTTCAAGGCGGAACGCCTCCCCCTATTCCATTATGGTTGTGCAGTATTTCTTGAATCAGACATTGTAAATTTTCAACAGCAGGGATGGGAACGGGAAGAGATCATGGCAGGACTCGCTAATGTTCTCCCCAAGAATATCTGGCTGTATGTTGTTCAGGAACCTAATCTGCGCAGGCTCGGAAAGACGTTTATCCTCCAGGGCGGCACACAGCATAACCTGGCTGCTGTAAAGTCACAATATGACTTTATAAAGTCAAGGGTGCCTGAGGCCGTAATACATGTTCACAAATATACCGGTGAAAGCGGCGCCATAGGAGCCGCGCTCGAGGCAATACGCGTGGCTGGAGATGGAAACACAAGCTTTATTGGTCTTGACGCAGCAGATGGTATCAGCTTCAATGCACTGAGGAGCGAGGATACAAGGTGTAATTTTTGCCAGAACAGCTGCCAGAGGACATTCATAGATATTGAGGCCTCTTCTGCCCAACACTCTAAACGTTATATAATTGCAACCTGCGAGAAGGGGACAGTGGAAGATATCAAAGAAGTTCAGGCTATAAAAAAGAAGGCTGACAGCCTGAAGAAGATGTATCCGGACCTGTCTGAGATTGCGGCAAAAGAGGTATTTAAAAGCAGGGCTGCAGAAAAACCATTAATGAGCCCGGGCGTCACAAAAGGCCATGAAAATAATCCCCCTTACTCCCCCTTTTTCAAAGGGGGAAATCTGGTTCCCCCCTTTAGAAAAGGGGGGATGGGGGGATTTGAAAGGTTATTCTCCAAATTGAGCAGGCCTAAATCCGAAGGCCGGAATATAAGGATCGGGATTCCTCGGACACTCAATATGTACTCAGTTGCCCCGTTCTTCGTAGCATATTTCGAAAAACTTGGTGTCCCGTACAAAAACATCATATTGTCTGATGACACAGATGAAAAGATGTATAAAGAGGGTTCAAGACGCGGCGCAATTGATGCATGTTTTCCAAGCAAGGTTGCTCTGTCGCATATGCATAACCTTATATACGGAAAGAAGGTCCGCCCGGATGCAATATTCTTCCCTATGCTGCTTGATCTCCCTTCAGAGATAAAAGAGGCTATAGCAAGTTCTTCCTGTCCTACCGTTGCAGCTACCCCCGAAGTGGTTAAGGCGGCCTTTACAAAAGAAGAAGACCTTTTTGCAAAACATGGCATAAGGCTTCTTGCACCTCACTTGAATATGGGCGAACCAGAATTGTTTGAACAGCAAATGTTTCTTTTCTCGTCTGATGTATTCGGTGTCAGTAAGAGTGAATGCAGGGAGGCTATGAAAGCAGGAGTTAAGGCCCTTGCAGACTATGCAAATAATCTCAGACTGAGAGGACGGGAAGTCCTCAGCAGGATAGAGTCAGAAGGCAAGGTGGGTGTGGTAGTCCTCGGCAGGCCATATCATAATGACCCCGGACTCAATCATGAAATATTATCAGAGATTCAGAAATATGGTTATCCAATATTTACGGTAGATTCACTCCCTGTGGATGATGATGTTCTGGACAGACTATTTGGTGATGAAATAAGGCGTGGTGATATCAGTCATCCCATGGTAATAACAGATGTTTGGAAGAACTCATACAGCGAGAATACCAATAAGAAATTATGGGGGGCAAAATATACGGCAAGGCACCCGAACCTCGTTGCCGTTGACCTGTCAAATTTCAGGTGCGGACATGATTCGCCCATATATGCCGTCGTTGAGGAGATACTTTCTGCGACACAGACACCTTATTTTACATTCCATGATATTGACGAGAACAGGCCTTCGGGTTCTATTAAGATACGGGTTGAAACTATACACTACTTTTTACAAAGATACGAAGAGGAGTTAATAAATAATGAACTCACACGTCCTGCATTACAAGAGACCTGCTGA
- a CDS encoding DUF190 domain-containing protein yields the protein MTKLIGEKILMRIFIGESDKYGHRPLYEVLVELFRREGLAGATVLRGIAGFGAHSIKHTDKILRLSMDLPIVVEVVEEHEKLDRIMPKIDGMMSGGMITMEKATVIKYTPGIP from the coding sequence ATGACTAAACTCATTGGGGAGAAAATTCTGATGAGGATATTTATAGGCGAAAGCGACAAATACGGTCATAGACCACTCTATGAGGTCCTTGTGGAACTGTTCAGACGGGAGGGGCTCGCTGGGGCGACGGTACTGCGGGGTATTGCAGGATTTGGGGCTCACAGCATAAAACATACAGACAAGATACTAAGGCTTTCTATGGACCTTCCAATAGTAGTGGAGGTGGTGGAAGAGCATGAGAAGCTGGACAGAATAATGCCGAAGATAGACGGGATGATGAGTGGCGGAATGATAACCATGGAAAAGGCTACAGTCATAAAATACACTCCAGGAATTCCCTAA
- the crcB gene encoding fluoride efflux transporter CrcB, giving the protein MAMVSFIAFFGALGCLIRYFLSGWVYNLLGKGFPYGTFVVNIIGAFFIGLVMEFSLRSTIISQDMRIGLTIGLLGGLTTFSTFSYETFKLLEDGELLIATANVLASILTCILFTWLGIVSIRYMYIKGGL; this is encoded by the coding sequence ATGGCGATGGTTTCATTCATAGCTTTTTTTGGCGCTCTCGGCTGTTTGATTCGATACTTTCTTTCAGGGTGGGTTTATAACCTTCTGGGAAAGGGGTTCCCATACGGGACATTTGTCGTGAATATAATTGGGGCCTTCTTTATCGGCCTTGTAATGGAGTTCAGCCTGAGAAGTACTATTATATCACAGGATATGCGCATAGGTCTTACCATCGGATTATTGGGCGGGCTTACTACATTTTCCACATTCAGCTACGAGACGTTCAAACTCCTTGAAGACGGTGAGTTATTGATTGCAACGGCCAATGTTCTGGCGAGCATATTGACCTGCATATTATTTACATGGCTTGGGATTGTCTCTATACGCTATATGTATATTAAAGGAGGTTTGTAA
- a CDS encoding TetR/AcrR family transcriptional regulator, which yields MLKKNRREEILKSAISAFSHKGYHNTSISDIIEKAGIARGTFYLYFENKRQIFDSVLDNLIIELDHCIKKIELGQGLPNPLEQLKANLIRVLVLFIENRDLTRILLRHATGLDADLDQKITEFYKNWARKIEEAINLGKKMGIVRECNSALISYCILGCIKEVIEHITLNRKEKPDISVISDELINFGLHGLKNPKLPLL from the coding sequence TTGCTCAAAAAGAACCGCAGAGAGGAAATACTCAAGTCAGCCATCTCGGCATTCTCACATAAGGGCTACCACAATACAAGCATCTCTGACATTATAGAAAAGGCCGGAATAGCACGCGGTACTTTCTATCTCTACTTTGAAAACAAGCGGCAGATCTTCGACAGTGTACTCGATAATCTTATTATCGAACTTGACCACTGCATAAAGAAGATAGAGCTTGGACAAGGTCTTCCAAACCCTTTAGAGCAGCTCAAGGCAAATCTGATACGGGTTTTGGTTCTATTTATTGAAAACAGGGACCTGACAAGGATATTGCTTCGTCATGCCACCGGACTTGATGCAGATCTGGATCAGAAGATTACAGAATTTTATAAGAATTGGGCACGCAAGATTGAGGAGGCCATCAATCTGGGGAAAAAAATGGGCATTGTCCGCGAGTGCAATTCAGCATTGATCTCATACTGCATCCTTGGCTGTATTAAAGAAGTCATAGAGCATATCACTTTAAACAGGAAGGAAAAACCGGATATCAGCGTTATTTCTGATGAGCTGATTAACTTTGGCCTGCATGGCCTGAAAAACCCGAAACTGCCTCTCTTATGA
- a CDS encoding TldD/PmbA family protein, with translation MEITIEIAQDILARAKTKGASDGDIIVVDGRSSDVLVRLSSIDKITDSQYKTLGLRLFFGKRSAISSTSDFTQESLEKLIEDTCEFARVTAHDEFAGLQLPKYRQRAKETDVYDETVHQVTSEEMIEMAKTAEASAFKYDDRITNSDGSSCSKSFTHIIYAGTNNVSGEYKTSMFSISATPIASVDGLMQRDYWYSSSRRFSQLERPESVGETAAMRTVRRLGARQIHTQQAPVVFDPETAATLLGNLCIALSGYSVYKGTSFLVNLLNRQIAAPEVTIYDDGTIPWGIGSKPFDGEGTASRKTIVIERGILTNYLLDSYSARKLGLTTTGNASRGAGDPPVAAPTNLYLSAGRHSPDEIIRSVDSGLYVTDLIGFGFNPVTGDYSRGASGIWIEKGELAYSVEEITIAGNLKDMLMQIEMIGNDLSFRQKICSPTIKIGKLTIAGH, from the coding sequence ATGGAAATTACTATTGAAATAGCTCAGGATATTCTGGCGAGGGCTAAAACAAAGGGGGCTTCAGACGGTGATATAATCGTCGTAGACGGACGGTCATCCGATGTTCTTGTTCGCCTTTCTTCCATAGACAAGATTACTGATTCTCAATACAAGACGCTGGGGTTAAGGCTTTTTTTCGGCAAGAGAAGCGCTATAAGTTCAACTTCGGATTTCACACAGGAGTCACTTGAGAAGTTGATAGAAGACACTTGCGAGTTTGCAAGGGTAACTGCTCATGATGAATTTGCAGGTCTTCAATTGCCTAAGTACAGGCAGAGGGCCAAAGAAACAGATGTATACGATGAGACTGTTCATCAGGTAACAAGCGAAGAGATGATAGAGATGGCAAAGACTGCAGAGGCCTCAGCATTCAAATATGATGACAGGATAACAAACAGTGACGGGTCAAGTTGCAGTAAGAGTTTCACGCATATTATTTATGCAGGTACAAATAATGTGTCAGGAGAATACAAGACATCCATGTTCTCCATATCAGCGACACCTATTGCATCAGTGGATGGACTGATGCAGCGTGATTACTGGTATTCTTCTTCAAGACGTTTCAGTCAGCTTGAGAGACCGGAGAGTGTTGGAGAAACTGCTGCGATGCGTACAGTCCGCCGTCTCGGCGCAAGACAGATTCACACACAACAGGCGCCTGTTGTATTTGATCCGGAAACTGCAGCCACCCTGCTTGGAAACCTTTGCATAGCATTGTCCGGTTACTCAGTCTATAAAGGTACATCGTTTCTTGTTAATCTGTTAAACAGGCAGATAGCTGCTCCTGAGGTTACGATATATGACGATGGGACTATCCCGTGGGGAATAGGGTCGAAACCATTTGATGGTGAAGGCACTGCATCAAGAAAAACGATTGTCATAGAAAGAGGGATCCTGACAAACTATCTTTTAGACTCATACTCTGCAAGGAAGTTGGGTTTGACGACTACTGGCAATGCCTCGCGCGGTGCAGGAGACCCTCCGGTTGCCGCCCCTACAAACCTGTATCTTTCTGCCGGCAGGCATTCACCTGATGAGATAATAAGGTCAGTGGATTCAGGACTGTATGTTACCGATCTTATAGGTTTTGGGTTTAATCCTGTGACTGGTGATTACTCCCGGGGTGCGTCGGGGATATGGATAGAAAAGGGTGAACTGGCATATTCTGTTGAAGAAATAACAATTGCAGGTAATCTTAAAGATATGCTCATGCAGATAGAGATGATCGGTAATGACCTCAGCTTCAGGCAGAAGATATGCTCACCGACCATTAAAATAGGGAAATTGACAATAGCAGGACATTGA
- the tldD gene encoding metalloprotease TldD produces MSKGIISPEVFIPDKFGIDNLTMEKALSGLLSRKVDYADLYLEYVTSESLSLEEGLVKNTSRNISQGVGVRALAGDKTGYAYSDDVSLQHIQLAAATAGYIAAESGDNSIVSLNKMKKPGLNLYPLDVYPTDVVVEEKVRLLEKIDRMARDYDSRIRNVLASFTSQYKVILVVTSEGLIIGDIQPLCRLNVTCIAEDAGNRQVGSFGGGGRVEFSHFFDENRYALFTRRAAKQALINLEAVDTPAGTMDIVLGAGWPGILLHEAVGHGLEADFNRKRTSAFTDMIGKRVASEICTVIDDGTIPGRRGSINVDDEGTESSRTVLIENGILRGYLQDRLNAKLMKMPLTGNGRRESYAHPPMPRMTNTFMLQGDSTPVDIIRTVSRGLYAVSFGGGQVDITNGKFVFTASEAYLIEDGKVTAPVRGATLIGNGPDVLKKVSMVGNDLELDSGIGTCGKDGQSVPVGVGMPTIKIDGMTVGGTV; encoded by the coding sequence ATGTCAAAAGGTATCATTTCACCAGAAGTCTTTATTCCCGATAAATTCGGTATTGATAATCTTACAATGGAAAAGGCCCTTAGCGGATTACTCAGCCGTAAGGTAGACTACGCTGATCTTTATCTCGAGTATGTCACAAGTGAGTCGCTCAGCCTTGAAGAGGGACTTGTTAAAAATACATCAAGGAACATATCACAGGGCGTCGGAGTTCGTGCGCTTGCAGGTGACAAGACGGGTTATGCATATTCTGATGATGTGTCTCTTCAACACATACAGTTGGCAGCGGCTACGGCCGGTTATATCGCGGCAGAGTCCGGAGATAATTCCATTGTCTCTTTGAATAAAATGAAAAAGCCCGGGTTAAATCTATATCCGCTTGATGTCTATCCTACAGATGTTGTTGTCGAGGAGAAGGTCAGGCTCCTGGAGAAAATAGACAGGATGGCAAGAGACTATGATTCGAGGATTCGAAATGTTCTCGCATCCTTTACGAGCCAGTATAAGGTAATTCTCGTAGTTACTTCGGAAGGGCTGATAATAGGAGATATTCAGCCCTTATGCAGGCTTAATGTCACATGTATCGCTGAGGATGCCGGAAACCGTCAGGTTGGGAGTTTTGGAGGGGGCGGACGCGTGGAATTTTCACACTTCTTTGACGAAAACCGTTATGCCCTCTTTACAAGAAGGGCTGCAAAACAGGCATTAATAAATCTCGAAGCAGTTGACACACCTGCCGGCACTATGGATATTGTTCTTGGCGCGGGCTGGCCGGGGATACTGCTTCACGAAGCAGTAGGGCATGGCCTGGAGGCAGACTTTAACAGAAAGAGGACATCAGCCTTTACAGACATGATAGGTAAAAGGGTTGCATCAGAGATCTGCACTGTGATAGATGATGGTACTATTCCAGGAAGAAGGGGATCAATAAACGTGGATGATGAGGGGACAGAGTCATCTCGTACCGTCCTGATAGAAAATGGAATACTCAGAGGATATCTGCAGGACAGGCTCAATGCAAAATTAATGAAGATGCCTTTAACCGGCAATGGGAGGCGTGAGAGTTATGCTCATCCTCCTATGCCGCGCATGACCAATACATTTATGCTGCAGGGTGACTCAACGCCCGTTGATATAATCAGGACCGTCAGCAGGGGGCTCTATGCCGTTTCTTTCGGAGGCGGACAGGTTGATATAACTAATGGTAAATTTGTCTTTACCGCCAGCGAGGCTTACCTGATAGAGGATGGGAAGGTGACTGCACCGGTACGGGGCGCCACGCTGATCGGCAACGGCCCTGATGTATTGAAGAAGGTTTCTATGGTGGGCAACGACCTGGAACTTGATAGTGGAATCGGAACCTGTGGTAAAGATGGACAATCTGTCCCGGTTGGTGTAGGAATGCCCACCATTAAGATTGATGGTATGACAGTGGGCGGAACAGTATAA
- a CDS encoding HAD family phosphatase, whose amino-acid sequence MIKLIIFDLGKVILDFSISSVAEGLARSSNHMSYKDPGKIADYLRLHLTDIAGKYERGEIRSDEFYSHIKESFYLDLSYDQFKQIWNDIFRENEGVADLIRLLKKDFRLCLLSNTNELHFEYIKKSFPIVYKFDMWVLSYEVGVMKPDPEIFRIALKKTGVEAGEAIFIDDIKGHVLGAQGLGINSVEFKSVAQITRFIEETVNEQSAK is encoded by the coding sequence ATGATAAAGCTGATAATATTTGATCTCGGTAAGGTCATTTTGGACTTTTCCATTTCCTCTGTAGCAGAGGGGCTGGCGCGATCATCTAACCATATGTCATATAAAGACCCGGGGAAGATTGCTGACTATCTGCGGCTGCATTTAACTGACATTGCCGGTAAGTATGAAAGAGGTGAAATCAGATCAGATGAGTTTTACAGTCACATAAAAGAATCTTTCTATCTGGATCTTTCTTATGATCAATTTAAACAGATATGGAACGACATTTTTAGAGAAAATGAGGGGGTGGCAGATTTAATCCGATTATTAAAAAAGGATTTCAGGTTATGCCTTTTATCAAATACGAATGAACTCCATTTTGAGTATATAAAAAAATCCTTTCCTATTGTGTACAAGTTTGACATGTGGGTATTATCTTATGAAGTTGGTGTAATGAAGCCTGATCCTGAAATCTTTCGCATTGCACTCAAGAAGACAGGGGTTGAAGCCGGAGAGGCAATATTTATTGATGATATAAAGGGGCATGTTCTGGGGGCGCAGGGTCTGGGTATCAACTCTGTAGAGTTTAAATCAGTGGCACAGATAACAAGATTCATAGAGGAGACAGTTAATGAACAATCAGCAAAATGA
- a CDS encoding molybdopterin molybdotransferase MoeA, giving the protein MNNQQNDPVAEALKTFFDAFPSGPLGIEEVGISEINRRIAAIDVKATIDSPPFSRALVEGYVVNLPDVAHAGENKPVTIAVAGTIEPGKTYSEGLPAMTCMEIRTGGFVPEGDFAVVRHMDIVKTANGIIVKKPLSRGDNIEPKGCEQKKGDVIISLGTRLSPKEIMLLASHGISSVTVSRKPIVAIFSTGNDILRHAEPLKPGYVWDANSYTLAALVEECGGMPLVVDIMKDDLTMFQKALRGGLTRVDMAIISGGTAAGGREFIAELINSIDVPGVVVNGVSMKSGKPLIMGVLSDKPIVCVAGYPPEAMRGFELFGKPTINRLLGVKQP; this is encoded by the coding sequence ATGAACAATCAGCAAAATGATCCGGTAGCAGAAGCGCTAAAGACTTTTTTTGATGCATTTCCATCTGGGCCTCTCGGCATTGAGGAGGTCGGGATCAGTGAGATCAACAGGAGGATAGCGGCTATTGATGTTAAGGCAACAATAGATTCCCCCCCTTTTTCAAGGGCATTAGTAGAAGGTTATGTAGTTAATTTGCCGGACGTTGCTCATGCCGGAGAAAACAAGCCTGTGACCATTGCAGTTGCCGGGACGATAGAGCCGGGAAAGACGTATTCAGAGGGACTGCCGGCTATGACATGTATGGAGATTAGAACAGGCGGCTTTGTGCCTGAAGGAGATTTTGCAGTAGTGAGACATATGGACATCGTTAAGACAGCCAATGGGATAATAGTAAAAAAACCTTTAAGCAGAGGAGACAATATAGAGCCTAAAGGCTGCGAGCAGAAAAAAGGTGATGTAATAATCAGTCTTGGAACAAGACTATCCCCAAAAGAGATTATGTTGCTCGCGAGTCATGGTATCTCATCTGTCACCGTATCAAGGAAGCCTATAGTAGCAATATTCAGTACAGGAAATGATATATTGAGACATGCTGAACCTCTTAAGCCGGGCTATGTCTGGGATGCAAACTCATACACACTTGCAGCTCTTGTAGAGGAATGTGGTGGAATGCCGCTTGTAGTTGATATTATGAAAGACGATTTAACCATGTTTCAAAAGGCGCTTCGCGGCGGACTCACCCGCGTTGATATGGCAATTATTTCAGGAGGGACAGCCGCCGGTGGCAGGGAGTTTATCGCAGAGCTTATCAATTCCATTGATGTCCCGGGTGTGGTTGTGAATGGAGTTTCAATGAAATCAGGAAAGCCTCTGATTATGGGAGTACTCTCGGACAAACCTATAGTATGCGTAGCAGGATACCCGCCAGAAGCCATGAGGGGTTTTGAATTATTCGGGAAACCGACTATCAACAGGCTATTAGGTGTTAAACAGCCATGA
- a CDS encoding FAD-dependent thymidylate synthase, producing the protein MNRFLSAEPIIKLEKAFSNPFRNLVATAQTCYSGKGIIYDDNITEDYRKLAKSIYKAGHHTTLQHAHFQFAISNVSRQFVWSFLHSHPFYNSEQVSQRYVSIRPGNFLIPPLKGEALAVYEKTISLQMDAYRRLIERLYPIVKAEYLGRFRAYEKYKKNLKGSHSRAKLMQLELPMYSSVKRLEKEVVKKAQEVARYVIPVAAFTYLYHTVNALTLFRYNRLCRMFDVPVEQQLVVEKMIAEVLAFEPLFKTILEEPLDSDDMPEYQFIQSIKPNQSLKLSKEFLMEFDTSLDGRTSHLIDYKLNNEAVLAQSVREVLGLPSSKLSDKKAIKLVSDPSQNHLFGETLNLTSMSKLSRTLSHVSYTFRKKISHTADSQDQRHRTTPASRPCLQRQITDVPDYITPELIRQDKKIESEYQETMNQTWGAINRLKALGVSDEFAMYLLPNSVAVRFTETGDLLNLRHKYAMRLCYNAQEEIWRASLDEVEQIKIINPVIGKYLLPPCTSRDMADVRPICPEGERFCGVKVWRLRLSNYRRMI; encoded by the coding sequence ATGAATCGCTTCCTTTCTGCGGAACCTATCATAAAATTAGAGAAGGCCTTTTCCAATCCTTTCAGGAACCTGGTAGCCACAGCCCAGACATGTTACTCAGGCAAAGGAATAATCTACGATGACAACATAACTGAAGATTACAGAAAACTTGCAAAGAGTATTTATAAGGCGGGCCACCACACCACTCTCCAACATGCACATTTTCAGTTTGCAATATCAAATGTCTCGCGCCAGTTTGTATGGTCTTTCCTGCATAGTCATCCATTCTATAATAGCGAACAGGTAAGCCAGCGTTATGTATCTATCAGGCCTGGAAACTTTCTTATTCCGCCTTTAAAGGGTGAGGCATTAGCCGTATACGAAAAAACCATATCTCTTCAGATGGATGCATACAGGAGACTTATTGAAAGGCTTTATCCCATAGTTAAGGCAGAGTACCTGGGACGCTTCAGGGCATATGAGAAATATAAAAAAAACCTGAAGGGAAGTCATAGCCGGGCAAAGTTGATGCAGTTGGAACTACCTATGTATAGCTCTGTCAAAAGGCTTGAGAAGGAGGTTGTAAAGAAGGCGCAGGAGGTTGCAAGGTATGTCATTCCTGTTGCTGCGTTTACATATCTCTATCACACAGTAAACGCTCTAACCCTGTTCAGATACAACCGTCTATGCAGGATGTTTGACGTTCCTGTTGAACAGCAGCTTGTAGTGGAAAAGATGATAGCAGAGGTTCTCGCTTTTGAACCGCTTTTTAAGACTATCCTCGAAGAACCTCTTGACAGTGATGACATGCCTGAATACCAGTTCATCCAATCCATAAAACCAAATCAATCATTAAAACTATCTAAAGAATTTTTAATGGAATTCGATACAAGCTTGGACGGCCGGACATCGCATTTGATAGATTATAAACTGAATAATGAGGCTGTGCTTGCACAATCTGTACGTGAGGTGCTTGGACTCCCTTCATCAAAGCTCAGCGATAAAAAGGCAATCAAACTTGTATCAGACCCTTCGCAGAATCATCTTTTTGGTGAGACACTGAATCTTACTTCTATGTCCAAACTGTCCAGGACGCTGTCACACGTGTCATATACGTTCAGAAAAAAGATAAGTCATACTGCAGACTCGCAGGATCAGCGTCACAGGACTACACCAGCCTCACGTCCATGTCTTCAAAGACAAATAACAGATGTGCCGGACTATATTACTCCTGAGCTTATAAGGCAGGACAAAAAAATTGAAAGTGAGTATCAGGAGACGATGAATCAGACATGGGGAGCCATCAACAGGCTTAAGGCGCTTGGTGTAAGTGATGAATTTGCCATGTACCTCCTGCCAAATTCGGTCGCTGTGCGTTTTACTGAAACAGGAGACCTGCTCAACCTCAGACATAAGTATGCCATGAGGCTTTGCTACAATGCCCAGGAAGAGATCTGGCGTGCCTCGCTGGATGAGGTAGAACAGATAAAAATAATAAATCCTGTAATTGGCAAATACCTTCTCCCACCGTGCACATCGAGAGATATGGCTGATGTCCGGCCCATATGCCCGGAAGGAGAACGCTTCTGCGGCGTCAAAGTCTGGAGGCTTAGATTGAGTAATTACAGAAGGATGATCTGA